The Pyrenophora tritici-repentis strain M4 chromosome 2, whole genome shotgun sequence genome window below encodes:
- a CDS encoding DltE, Short-chain dehydrogenase (D-alanine transfer protein), with protein sequence MSLKYNKVLVLGATSGIGWALAEKIVQDGKQAIIVGRRQEKLDEFQKKHGSDKVDSFVMDITKLDQIPQFVKDVTSKHPDLDCVFLNSGIQRGFDFSKPETVDLDVLELEFRTNYLSYMHLTTALIPFLQKQDKETSLIYTTSGLALMPLPRCPNYCASKAALHHMILVLRHQLANGPGNIKVVEIFPPAVQTELHDAKHQPDIKDGGNIGMPLGEFTDEAWKGLVEGKEQIPVGFVTKAFDAFENKRQDMYKQIFLS encoded by the coding sequence ATGTCTCTCAAATACAACAAGGTTCTTGTGCTAGGCGCGACATCCGGCATCGGCTGGGCGCTGGCGGAGAAGATTGTGCAAGACGGCAAACAGGCCATCATCGTCGGACGGCGGCAAGAAAAGCTAGACGAATTCCAGAAGAAGCACGGCAGCGACAAGGTCGACAGCTTCGTCATGGACATTACCAAGCTCGACCAGATCCCGCAATTCGTCAAGGATGTAACGAGCAAGCACCCCGATCTTGACTGCGTATTCCTCAACTCGGGCATCCAGCGCGGCTTCGACTTTTCCAAGCCCGAAACGGTGGACTTGGATGTGCTAGAATTGGAGTTTAGGACAAACTACCTGTCGTACATGCATCTCACAACGGCATTAATCCCGTTCCTGCAGAAGCAAGACAAGGAGACGTCGCTCATCTACACGACATCTGGTCTCGCACTCATGCCGCTACCGCGGTGTCCCAACTACTGCGCGTCGAAAGCAGCTCTCCATCACATGATCCTGGTGCTTCGCCACCAACTAGCAAACGGACCCGGAAACATCAAAGTGGTTGAAATCTTCCCCCCAGCCGTGCAGACGGAACTGCACGACGCCAAGCACCAGCCGGACATCAAGGACGGCGGCAACATTGGCATGCCGCTGGGCGAATTCACAGACGAAGCGTGGAAGGGCTTGGTCGAGGGCAAGGAGCAGATTCCGGTGGGGTTTGTGACAAAGGCTTTTGACGCGTTTGAGAATAAGAGACAGGATATGTATAAGCAGATTTTCCTGTCGTAA